ACCTTCTGGTCGCTGGCCGGCATGGCAGGCGCGGCCTTCGTCGCCGCGACCCTGCTGCCGGCGCAGTCGGAAGCCGTGTTCCTCGGGCTGCTGGCGGCGCGGACGGTCGATCCGCTGCTGCTGTTCATCGTCGCCAGCCTCGCCAACACGGCCGGGTCCGTCGTCAACTGGTGGCTCGGCCGCCTGATCGCGCGCCACGGTGTCGAGAAGCTGCCGCGGCGCCTGCGGCCCGATCCCCGGCGGCTGGCCCAGGCGCAGGGCTGGTTCGCCCGCTTCGGCTGGCCTTCCCTGCTCTTCGCCTGGCTGCCGATCGGCGGCGATCCGCTCACCTTCGTCGCCGGTACGTTGAACTATCCGCTCGGGCGCTTCATCCTGCTCGTGCTGGCGGGCAAGGCGGCGCGCTATGGCGTTCTGCTGGCCGGCTGGGTATCATTGACCTAAGGGAACTTCCGCAACCTTTGCGGCGTTGCGCCGGACCTCTGCACAAGCTACCAGCGGTCGTCCCTTTCTGGAGATCTGATCATGAGCATTCAGCGCATCGCCGTCGGCCCGCGCATGTCCAAGGCCGTCGTCCATGGCGACACCGTCTATCTGGCGGGCCAGGTCGCGGACAAGGCGGCGGGCAAGAGCGTCGCCGAGCAGACGCAGGAGATCCTCGGCATCATCGACGGCCTGCTCGCAGAGGCCGGCACCGACAAGACCAAGCTGCTGATGGTCAATATCTGGCTGTCGGACATGTCGACCTTCGCCGAGATGAACGGCGTCTGGGACAAGTGGGTCGTCGCCGGCCAGACGCCCGGCCGCGCCACGGTCGAGGCCAAGCTCGCAGGGCCGCAGTTTACCGTCGAGATCGCGGTCATCGCCGCGAAGTGAGTGTGGGCAGCGCCCCCGGCGACGGGGGTGCGCCGCTGGCCGTGACCCGCAGGAGACGGGAGGTGCTACCGTGACCTCTCAGACCGACATGTCCGCCATGATCGAGCGGGTCGCCGAACGGCACGACGTGCCGCTGGCGGTCCTGCTCGCGGTGATGGCCAGCCTCGTCAAGAGCGGCGCCCGTCCCAACCTGGCGCGCCTCGAACAGCTGCTCGGTCGCAAGGCCCGGGAGGTCGTCGCCCTGCGACGCCGCCTCGACCAGGCCAGCAAGGACGGCGTCGTCGCCGAAGCGCGGCGCAAGGCGGCTCGCGCCCTCGAAGGCGGGCAGTTCGCCGAGGTCGAGCGGGCGCTGGCGCAGCTCGAACTGCATTTCTTCGGCGGCATGACGGATCTGTCCACCATGCCCGCCGACCGGCGCATCGCCGCCGGCGAAACCCGCAGCGACCGCGCCGCCACGGCGCTGCTGGAACTCACGCCCAATGCCTGCCGCGAGGCGTCGCAGCGCTATGCCGAGGCCGCCGCCATCGTCGGCGTCGCGGATGTTGCGCGCAGCCGCGACCTGGCGATGCGCCAGGGCGATGCGCTGGCGCGAATCGGCGAGGATTTCGTCGATCGCACCGGGTTCGAGGCGGCGATCGAGCATTTCCGCAAGCTCCTCGCCGGGCTCGACAATTTCGAGGACACGCTCGCCTGGGCGACGGTGCAGGAGCGTCTGGCGCGCAGCCTCGCCGGGCTCGCGACCGTGACGGGGGACGAGGCGCGACTGGACGAGGCGCTCGCCTGCTGCCGGACGGCGCTGGAGGATCTGCGCCACGACGAGGCCCCGTTGCTCTGGCGGGCGCTGAAGGTACGCTTCGGCCGGATCGCGATTCCGCTCGCCGACCAGCGCGAGGACGAGGCGCTGCTCGAGGAGGCGATTTCGGCTCTGGCGACGGCGCTCGCCCGCTGGAACCGGGACGGCGACGAGGCCCGCTGGCTGGAGGCCGAGCAGCTGATCTCGCGCGGCCGGGCCGCGCTGGGGCGGCGCACCAGCGATCTCGCCTTGCTCGAGCGGGCCTTCAACGGCTTCAACCGGGTCGCCAAGACGGTCGACCGCAAGCGCGAGCCGATGCGCTGGGCCGAATTGCAGGACCTGATGGGTGGCGTCCTCGCCGCGATGGGCGAGCGCTACAGCGAATCGATCGTTCTGGAAGAGGCTGTCGCCGCCTTCGATGCGGCTCTGGAGGAGCGCCGGCGCGAGCGCAGCCCTCAGCTCTGGGCTGCGAGCGCCGCCAATCAGGGCCTCGTCTCGATGCAGCTGGCGGCCCGGCGCAAGGACCAGGGCCTGGCGCAGCGGGCGCTGCTGCAGATCGCCTCGGCGGTCGAGGCGATGCGCGAGGCAGGCTATGGCGCCGATGCGGCGGCGCTGCAGAAGAAGCTGATCCAGGCCGGCAGCCTGGCGGAAACGATGGCCCGGGGCTGAAGCCCGGTTCAGGCGCCGGATATCGCTCGCTGGCGCTTCGCCAGCCGCTCCAGCGCCTCGTCCAGCGTGGCGTCGCGCTTGGCGAAGCAGAAACGCACCACCGTCTTCACCGCGGCCTGGTCGTAAAAGGCACTGACGGGAATCGCGGCGACGCCGTGCTCGGTCACCAACCGGCGGCAGAAGTCGACATCGTCGCTCTCGCCCAGCGGCGCGATGTCGACATTCAGGAAATAGGTGCCGACGCTGGGCAGCACGCTGAAGCCCAGATCCTTCAGCCCCAGCGCAAAGCGGTCGCGCGAGCGCTGGAAACCGGCCCGCATCCCCTCGAAATAATCGTCCTCCTTGCCGAGCCCATAGGCCACGGCCGCCTGCAGATTGGGGGGCGTCGTGAAGGTGATGTACTGATGCGCCTTGGCGAGCACCTTCATCAGCGGCGGAGCCGCCATCACCAGCCCGACCTTCCAGCCGGTCAGCGAGAAGATCTTGCCCGCCGAGGAGATCTTGACGGTGCGCTCGCGCATGTCGGGCCGGCCGAGCACCGAAACGTGCCGGTGGCCATCGAACACGACATGCTCCCAGACCTCGTCGCAGATCGCGATCGCGTCGTGGCGGATGCAGAAATCGGCGAGGAGATCGAGATCGGTGGCTGAGAAGATTGTCGCTGTCGGATTCAGTGGGTTGTTGAAGAGCACTGCCTTCGTCCGCGGCGAGAAGGCGGCCGCGAGCGCCTCTTCGGTCAGGCCGAAATGCGGCGGTGTCAGCGTCACGAATTTCGGGATGCCGCCCGCGCGTCGCACCAGCGGGACATAGGCGTCGTACATCGGTTCGAACAGCACGACCTCGTCGCCCGGCGACAGGATCGCCATCAGGGCGCCCGCGATCGCCTCGGTCGCGCCCGATGTGACCATGATCTCGCTGTCGGGATCGAGATCGAGCCCCTGCCAGCGCTTGTAATGGTCCGCCGTGGCGCGGCGCAGCTCCGGAAGGCCCATCATCGGCGGATACTGGTTCCAGCCGTCGACCACAGCATCGGCCGCCTTGCGCCGGACATCGAGGGGGCCCGGATCGTCGGGGAAGCCCTGGCCGAGATTGACGGCGCCGGTCTCGCGGGCGAGCTGCGACATCACCTCGAAGACGCTGGTCGAAAGGGCGGAGAAGATCGGGTTCATCGCATGCATCGCCTGACCGAAGGAGCCGGGCAGCGCCTCTAGCATGCTGGCGGCGCCGACGCACGCAGCTCCCACACCACGTCAAGGCTCTCAAAAATGCGAAGTGATGAATGTTGACATTCGTCACCGATCAGGATTTACTCCTCTTCGCCGGTTCACGACGCCCCTCGGCGCGACTTCGCCCCTTTGGCGCGACGGGATGCGACGTGAACCGGTGACCCTCTGCGTCGGCAGCGCCGATTGCCCGAAGCCCAGCCGCCCCCTAATCAGGCGCATGGCCTCCTCCCGCACTCCCGCCATCATGATCCTCGGCACCGGCTCGAATGTCGGGAAGTCGCTCGTCGTCGCCGGCCTCTGCCGCCTCTTCGCCGATCGCGGCCTCAGGGTCCGGCCGTTCAAGCCCCAGAACATGTCCAACAACGCCGCCGCCACGATGGGAGGCGAGATCGGCCGGGCGCAGGCCCTGCAGGCGCGTGCCGCCCGCATCGCCGCGCATGTCGACATGAACCCGGTCCTGCTTAAGCCCGAGAGCGAGGCCGGCAGCCAGATCATCCTGCAAGGCCGCGTCGCGGGCCACCTCCCGTCCGGCGACTTTGCCCGGCGCGGCGATTTCCTGCCCCGCGTGCTGGAGAGCTTCGAGCGGCTGGCCGCGCAGGCCGATCTCGTTGTGGTGGAAGGCGCCGGCTCGCCGGCCGAAACCAATCTGCGGGCGCGCGACATCGCCAATCTCGGCTTCGCCCGCGCCGCCGGCGTCCCAGCCATCCTGGTCGGCGACATCGACCGCGGCGGCGTCATCGCCAGTCTCGTCGGCACGCATGCCGTGCTGGACGAGGCCGATCGCGGCATGATCCGCGCCTTCGCCGTCAACCGCTTCCGCGGCGAGGTCGCGCTCTTTGCCGATGGGGTGGAGACTATCCGCCGCGCCACCGGCTGGCCCTGCCTCGGGGTCGTGCCCTGGTTCGCGCAGGCCTCGCACCTGCCGGCCGAGGATGGGCTCGATCTGCGCAGCACACCGGCCCGGCCGGGCGCAGAACTGAAGATCGCCGTGCCGGTGCTGCCCGGCATCGCCAATTTCGACGATCTCGACCCGCTCAAGCTGGAGCCGGCGATCGATCTCGTGCTGCTGCGGCCGGGCCAGGCCCTGCCGGGCGATACCGGCTTGGTCATCCTGCCGGGATCGAAGACGACGCTGCGCGACCTCGCCGCCTTGCGGGCGCAGGGCTGGGACGGCGACATCCTCGCCCATCGCCGGCGCGGCGGGCATGTGCTCGGCCTTTGCGGCGGCTACCAGATGCTCGGCCGGGTGGTGCGCGATCCGCATGGGCTCGAAGGCCCGCCCGGAGAAGCGCCGGGGCTCGGCCTGCTCGATGTCGAGACCGAGCTCGACCGCGCCAAGACCGTGCGGGAGACCGATTTCGTGCATGGCGCGAGCCAAAGGGCCGGCCGCGCCTACGAGATCCATCTCGGGCGCACCGACGGCCCCGACCGGGTCCGTGCGCCGTTCTCGGTGGACGGGCGCGGCGAGGGTGCGGCCAGCCCCGATGGGCGCGTGGTCGGCAGCTATCTGCACGGCGTCTTCGCTTCAGACCCCGTGCGCGCCGCCTTTCTGGAGCCGATCGCCGGCTCCTGGCTGTCGGGCGGGATGTCCTATGAGGAGGCGGTCGAGGCGACGCTGGACGAGCTCGCGGCGCATCTGGAGCGGCATCTCGACATTGAGGCGATCCTGGCGCTGGCGCGGCAACGCCCTGCTCCCGGCTGAGAGGCGCGGAGGCGGGAACCGGGCGTCCCGCCGGCGCGTTCGCAACCCATTCCCCGCTCGCGAGGCGGCCCCCACGCGTGACGGGCGGGCCCTCGCTTAATCCAGATCAATGCAACGCGGCGTCTTCTGCCATCCTGTCGAAAGATCAGCTTCGCCAAAACGTTGACGAGTGACAAATTTCGTCATAGCCGTCAGGTCCTGCCGACAGACGCCGCCTTCACAAGGACAGGCCTTTCCGTGAGTCACCCCGAGCGCGATACGAGGCGATGCATCGTCGACGCGGCCGAGCGCTTCTTCCGCGACATCGGCTACCAGAAGACGACCGTCGCCGACATCGCCAAATCGCTGCGCATGAGCCCGGCCAATGTCTACCGCTTCTTCGACTCCAAGAAGTCGATCAACGAGGCGGTGCTGGCGCGCTTCAAGGGCGAACTCGAGGAATCGCTCTCGCTGATCATTGCCGAGCCGCGACCCGCCGGCAGCCGGCTGCGCGAGATGCTGATGGCCTCCTACCGGATCAACCAGGCGCGCTTCGTCGACCAGCAGCGCATGCAAGAGATGGTGTGCGCCGCGATGGAGGAGAGCTGGGACGCGATCATCGGCCATATCGAGCGCTATGACGCGCTGATCGGGCGGGTGGTGGCCGAGGGCGTGGCCAATGGCGAGTTCCGCCCGGTCGATCCGCAGGCGGCGACGCAGTGCATCCGCACGGCGATGATCCGCTTCCAGCATCCGCTGCTGATGGCGCAATGCGCGCGCATGCCCGGCCCCAGCGCCGAGGAGATGATCGGCTTCATCATGGCCGGGCTGGAGCAGCCCAAGGCCGGCTCCTGACGGCGCCCGGGCCTCGCCCGGCGCGCCCGCGCGTTGACAAGCCCGCCGAGGGAGCAGGATACCCCGCCCGTCATGCCCAGTCTCTCCAAGCAGAGCTTCAAGAAGCTCGCCGTCATCGCTCACGACCTCACGGCGACGGCGGCGGCGATCTGGCTCGTCTTCGTCATCCGCTTCGAGGGGTCGCTGCTCGACGAGCATCTGCGCTATCTGCCGCGCTTCCTGCCCTTTTTCGTGGTCTATGGCGGGTTGGTCTACTGGGCCTTCTCGCTCTACCGCTCGAAATGGCGCTTCGCCTCGCTGCCGGACCTGTCGAACATCGTCAAGGCGTCGACGATCCTGACGCTGACGCTGATCATCGTCGACTACGTCCTCGTCTCGCCGAATTTTTACGGCGCCTTCTATTTCGGGAAGATCAGCATCGCGCTCTACTGGCTGGTGCAGATCGCGCTGCTGGGCGGGCCCCGGCTGGCCTATCGCTATTTCAAATTCTCCCGCTCGCGCCACCAGGCCGCGCGCGAGGCGTCCCATCCCGCGCTGCTGCTCGGGCGCGGCTTCGAGGTCGAGATGGTCATCCGCGCCATGGAGGCCGGCACCATGCGCAAGCTGCGGCCGGCCGGCATCCTCTCGCCGCGCGCGGACGATCTCGGCCAGAGCATCCGCGGCGTGCCCGTGCTGGGGCTGCTCTCCCAGATCGAGGAGATCGTCGGCGAGGCGGCCGAGCGCGGCGAGGGTTTCCGTCGTATCGTCGCTACGCCGAGCGCGCTGCAGCCGGAGGCGGAGCCCGACAAATGGCTGGCGCGCACCCGCAAGCTCGCCCTGCCGATCTCGCGCATGGAGACGCTGGGCGAGGGCGCGCGCGACACGGAACTGGCGCCGCTCGAGATCGAGGATCTGCTGGTGCGCTCGACGGTCCGGATCGACCGCGAGCGGCTGGGCAATTTTTTGAAGGGCAAGCGCGTCGTCGTCACCGGCGGTGGCGGTTCGATCGGCTCAGAGATCTGCCTGCGCTGCGCCGCTTTCGGCGCCGCGGAACTGCTGATCGTCGAGAGTTCCGAGCCCGCCCTGTTCCAGGTGACGGAGCAGCTCAGCATCCAGGAGCACGAGACGCGTGTTTCGGGCGTCCTGGCGGATGTGCGCGACCGTGACCGGATCGCGGCGCTGTTCGTCGCCTTCGCGCCCGACATCGTCATCCATGCCGCAGCGCTGAAGCATGTGCCCTATCTCGAGGCGGACTGGAGCGAGGGCGTCAAGACCAACATCTTCGGCTCGGTCAACGTCACCGATGCCGCGATCGCGGCGCGGGCCAAGATCTTCGTGCTGATCTCGACCGACAAGGCGATCGAGCCCGTCTCGATGCTGGGCGCGACCAAGCGCTTCGCCGAGATGTACGCCCAGTCGCGCGACGCCGAATTCATCGCCGCGGCCGGCGGCATGCGCCTCGTCGCCGTGCGCTTCGGCAATGTGCTGGGCTCGGTCGGCTCGGTGGTGCCGAAATTCAAGGCGCAGATCGCGCGTGGCGGGCCGCTCACGGTCACCAGCCCCGACATGATCCGCTACTTCATGACCATCCGCGAGGCCTGCGACCTCGTGCTGACGGCTGCGTCGCATGCCCGTTCCGACGGGCCGGAGGAGGAGCGGGCCGCGGTCTATGTGCTGAAGATGGGCCAGCCCGTGAAGATCATGGACCTGGCCGAGCGGATGATCCGGCTCGCCGGCTTCGAGCCGGGCGAGGATATCGAGATCGTCGTCACCGGCGTGCGGCCGGGCGAACGGCTGAACGAGATCCTGTTCGCCCGCGACGAGCCGATGGCCGAGACCGGTCTCGACGGCGTGATGGCGGCGAAGCCCGTCTTCGCCAACCGGGAGCGGCTGCAGGGCTGGCTGTCACGGCTCGAAACCGCCCTGAAGGCGGATGACCGCGTCGCCGCCGACGGGGTGCTGGACGAGGCGATTCCCGATTTCAGCCTGCGTCACGGGGCTGCGCCAGGCGCTCCAGCCCAGTCCGCGTCGCCAGTGGCGGCCGCCATCCAGCCCTGAGCAGGGGCGTCGGGCCGCGCCACGAGGCTGCCTGCGAGCTTGTCGAAGGCGTCCTGTCGTCCGAGCAGCCGCGCTGCCAGCCGCAATAGGCCCGGTGGCACGGGGATGAGCCCCGGTGCGCGCCCCATGCCCTTGCGCAGTGCCGCCAGCATCTCCGCCACGCCCAGCGGCTCTGGATCGGCCAGGGAATAGGCTCGCCGGGCGGGGCAGCGCGGCGTGAGCGCGAAGAGCACGGCGTCCGCCAGATTCTCCACCGCCAGCAGCGAGCGCGGCGCCGTCAGCCCGCCCAGCGGCAAGGGCAGCGGCAGCCGCGCCAGCTTCACCAGCGCCGCCATGTTAGCCTTCACGCCCGGCCCGTAGACCAGCACCGGGCGCAGGGCCACCCAGTCGAGATCGAGCCCGGCGAGCCCCCGCTCGGCGGCGAGCTTTGAGCGGCCATAGGCATCGTCCGGGGCGGGCGGATCGTCCTCGCGCAGCGGGGGGCCATCGAACGCCCCCGACAGGGCCTTGATCGAGGAGACGAAGACGAAACGACCCACACCGGCGCGGTAGGCGGCCTGCGCGAGATCGAGCGTCGCCTGCGTGTTGATCTGCCGGTAGAGCGCCTCGTCGAGCCCCGGCCCGGCATGGGCGAGCCCGGCGAGATGGACGACATGGGAGATGCCCGCGAGCGCCGGCGCCCAGTCGACAGGCGAGGAAAGATCGCCGGTAACGACCGCCTCGACGCCAGGCGGAGGCATGGCGGCGCTGCGCTGGGTGATGCGGACCCGGTAGCCGGCCGCCAGCAGCGCCTTGACGACATGGGGGCCGACGAAACCGCCGGCGCCGGTGACCAGGACGCGTTCGCCGCTCATGAGGGCCGGCGACGCGCGAAGCGCCGCATCAGCAGGCCGGCGAGCAGCAGGGCGAGGCCCAACGCGCCGATCTGCACCGGGACCGCGGGTATCAGGATGGTGAGGCCGGCGAGCAGGACCAGCGCGAGATTGAGCAGGCCGATCTCGGTTGCGATGCGCAGGACCGCGTGCCCGTTGGTCGTCGCCTGTTGATAGAAATGGGAGCGATGCGCCTCCCAGACCCGCTCGCGGCGCGCGAGCCGGCGCAGCAGGGTCAGCGTGCTGTCGGCGACATGGTAGAGCGGCAGGATCAGTGCCGCCGTCAGCGCGCCGGTTCCGGCCAGGCGATAGAGCAGATAGGCGCCAAGCAGGCCGATCGGCAGCGAGCCGACATCGCCAAGAAAGAGCCGCGCCACGGGCTTGTTGAAGGGCGCAAAGCCGATCAGCCCGCCACAGAGCGCCGCAGCGAGCAGGCCGGTGGCGGGATCGACGATGCCCGCCATCCCCGCCAGCGCCAAGGCGCCGGCGAACGGGACGAAGCCGGCGACGGTGAGCCAGTCGAGCCCGTCCATAAAATTGGTCAGGTTCACGAACCAGATGCCGGCAAGCAGCGCGAGGCAGCGCTCCGCCGCGAGCGGCAACGAGCCCGGAAAGAGCCGCAGGTCCGGCGCCGCATAGACGATCACCACCGCGACGCAGAGCGCCTGCAGCCCGAGCCGCAGCCCCGGCGAGAGCGGCCGGATGTCGTCCCAGGCGCCGACGATGGCCAGCGTAGACGCCGCCGCTGCGACGAAGACCAGGCCGCCCATGCCGCCGGGCGGCGGCAGAAGCGCGGCCATGGCTGCCAAGGCCGCGAAGGCCCCGGCGAGGACGGCGATGCCACCGCCCTGCGGGGTCGGCACACGGTGGCTGGAGCGGGCGTTGGGGCGCGCCAGCGCATAGCGCAGCAGCAGCGGCCGGAGCAGAACGCAGAGCAGCGCCGCGACACCAGCCGCAGCGATCAGGGTCAGGAGCGTGGCGAGCGTGCTGGGCAAGGCGAGAGGGACCGTGGTGTCGTTGTGCATTCCCTAGAGCATCGGATGCTTCGGCGGGAATCGTTTTCGCGCCGGGCATCACGCAATGCAGGCGTCGGCGCTTGCCCGAGCCGGCACAAAGAGGGAACATAGGGCATGAACCAGGCCGATTCCCTGCTCAACCTGCCCCCGACGCGGCCTGACGTGACGCGCGCGGTCTGTCGCGGCGCCTCGCGGCATCTGCGCGCGCTGGGCTATGCCGTCGTCAAGGAGATGACCTTCGCCAATGGACGCCGCGGCGACATCGTGGCGCTATCGCCCGCCGGCGAATTGCTGGTTGTGGAGGTCAAGTCGGGGCTGGAGGATTACCGGATCGACGGCAAATGGCCCGACTACCGGGCCTATTGCGACGGTTTCCTGTTCGCCGTGGCACCGGAGTTTCCCGCCGAGATCCTGCCCGCCGATGTCGGGCTCATCGTCGCGGATGCCTATGGTGGCGCGCTGATGCGCGATGCACCGCGCCATCCGCTGGCGCCGGCACGGCGCAAGGCGCTGACGATCGCCTTCGGCCGCCTGGCCGCAGCGCGGCTGGCGGGACTCGAAGACCCGCAGCCGGCCTGAGCCGCCGCGCTGTCGAGCGGTCTGCTCAGCGCGGGGCGCGCTTGGCCAGAATCCGCTGCAGCGTGCGGCGATGCATGCCGAGCCGGCGCGCCGTCTCGGAGACATTGCGGTTGCAGAGCTCGTAGACGCGCTGGATGTGCTCCCAGCGCACCCGGTCCGCCGACATCGGGTTTTCCGGAGGCTGGGGACGCGCATCGCGCGCCGCTGCGAGAGCGGCATGGATCTCGTCGGCATCCGCCGGCTTGGCCAGGAAAT
This portion of the Bosea sp. OAE506 genome encodes:
- a CDS encoding VTT domain-containing protein, whose protein sequence is METFWSLAGMAGAAFVAATLLPAQSEAVFLGLLAARTVDPLLLFIVASLANTAGSVVNWWLGRLIARHGVEKLPRRLRPDPRRLAQAQGWFARFGWPSLLFAWLPIGGDPLTFVAGTLNYPLGRFILLVLAGKAARYGVLLAGWVSLT
- a CDS encoding RidA family protein; its protein translation is MSIQRIAVGPRMSKAVVHGDTVYLAGQVADKAAGKSVAEQTQEILGIIDGLLAEAGTDKTKLLMVNIWLSDMSTFAEMNGVWDKWVVAGQTPGRATVEAKLAGPQFTVEIAVIAAK
- a CDS encoding aminotransferase → MNPIFSALSTSVFEVMSQLARETGAVNLGQGFPDDPGPLDVRRKAADAVVDGWNQYPPMMGLPELRRATADHYKRWQGLDLDPDSEIMVTSGATEAIAGALMAILSPGDEVVLFEPMYDAYVPLVRRAGGIPKFVTLTPPHFGLTEEALAAAFSPRTKAVLFNNPLNPTATIFSATDLDLLADFCIRHDAIAICDEVWEHVVFDGHRHVSVLGRPDMRERTVKISSAGKIFSLTGWKVGLVMAAPPLMKVLAKAHQYITFTTPPNLQAAVAYGLGKEDDYFEGMRAGFQRSRDRFALGLKDLGFSVLPSVGTYFLNVDIAPLGESDDVDFCRRLVTEHGVAAIPVSAFYDQAAVKTVVRFCFAKRDATLDEALERLAKRQRAISGA
- a CDS encoding cobyric acid synthase, whose translation is MASSRTPAIMILGTGSNVGKSLVVAGLCRLFADRGLRVRPFKPQNMSNNAAATMGGEIGRAQALQARAARIAAHVDMNPVLLKPESEAGSQIILQGRVAGHLPSGDFARRGDFLPRVLESFERLAAQADLVVVEGAGSPAETNLRARDIANLGFARAAGVPAILVGDIDRGGVIASLVGTHAVLDEADRGMIRAFAVNRFRGEVALFADGVETIRRATGWPCLGVVPWFAQASHLPAEDGLDLRSTPARPGAELKIAVPVLPGIANFDDLDPLKLEPAIDLVLLRPGQALPGDTGLVILPGSKTTLRDLAALRAQGWDGDILAHRRRGGHVLGLCGGYQMLGRVVRDPHGLEGPPGEAPGLGLLDVETELDRAKTVRETDFVHGASQRAGRAYEIHLGRTDGPDRVRAPFSVDGRGEGAASPDGRVVGSYLHGVFASDPVRAAFLEPIAGSWLSGGMSYEEAVEATLDELAAHLERHLDIEAILALARQRPAPG
- a CDS encoding TetR family transcriptional regulator yields the protein MSHPERDTRRCIVDAAERFFRDIGYQKTTVADIAKSLRMSPANVYRFFDSKKSINEAVLARFKGELEESLSLIIAEPRPAGSRLREMLMASYRINQARFVDQQRMQEMVCAAMEESWDAIIGHIERYDALIGRVVAEGVANGEFRPVDPQAATQCIRTAMIRFQHPLLMAQCARMPGPSAEEMIGFIMAGLEQPKAGS
- a CDS encoding nucleoside-diphosphate sugar epimerase/dehydratase, producing MPSLSKQSFKKLAVIAHDLTATAAAIWLVFVIRFEGSLLDEHLRYLPRFLPFFVVYGGLVYWAFSLYRSKWRFASLPDLSNIVKASTILTLTLIIVDYVLVSPNFYGAFYFGKISIALYWLVQIALLGGPRLAYRYFKFSRSRHQAAREASHPALLLGRGFEVEMVIRAMEAGTMRKLRPAGILSPRADDLGQSIRGVPVLGLLSQIEEIVGEAAERGEGFRRIVATPSALQPEAEPDKWLARTRKLALPISRMETLGEGARDTELAPLEIEDLLVRSTVRIDRERLGNFLKGKRVVVTGGGGSIGSEICLRCAAFGAAELLIVESSEPALFQVTEQLSIQEHETRVSGVLADVRDRDRIAALFVAFAPDIVIHAAALKHVPYLEADWSEGVKTNIFGSVNVTDAAIAARAKIFVLISTDKAIEPVSMLGATKRFAEMYAQSRDAEFIAAAGGMRLVAVRFGNVLGSVGSVVPKFKAQIARGGPLTVTSPDMIRYFMTIREACDLVLTAASHARSDGPEEERAAVYVLKMGQPVKIMDLAERMIRLAGFEPGEDIEIVVTGVRPGERLNEILFARDEPMAETGLDGVMAAKPVFANRERLQGWLSRLETALKADDRVAADGVLDEAIPDFSLRHGAAPGAPAQSASPVAAAIQP
- a CDS encoding glycosyl transferase, coding for MHNDTTVPLALPSTLATLLTLIAAAGVAALLCVLLRPLLLRYALARPNARSSHRVPTPQGGGIAVLAGAFAALAAMAALLPPPGGMGGLVFVAAAASTLAIVGAWDDIRPLSPGLRLGLQALCVAVVIVYAAPDLRLFPGSLPLAAERCLALLAGIWFVNLTNFMDGLDWLTVAGFVPFAGALALAGMAGIVDPATGLLAAALCGGLIGFAPFNKPVARLFLGDVGSLPIGLLGAYLLYRLAGTGALTAALILPLYHVADSTLTLLRRLARRERVWEAHRSHFYQQATTNGHAVLRIATEIGLLNLALVLLAGLTILIPAVPVQIGALGLALLLAGLLMRRFARRRPS
- the mmcB gene encoding DNA repair putative endonuclease MmcB, with the protein product MNQADSLLNLPPTRPDVTRAVCRGASRHLRALGYAVVKEMTFANGRRGDIVALSPAGELLVVEVKSGLEDYRIDGKWPDYRAYCDGFLFAVAPEFPAEILPADVGLIVADAYGGALMRDAPRHPLAPARRKALTIAFGRLAAARLAGLEDPQPA